A DNA window from Arachis hypogaea cultivar Tifrunner chromosome 18, arahy.Tifrunner.gnm2.J5K5, whole genome shotgun sequence contains the following coding sequences:
- the LOC112772267 gene encoding uncharacterized protein encodes MTTTMTRTYFCAAILFTLLMLMAYSPATIFARHITSFSLHQSLFDYLYREAEPLILRGGDEHPVAVVANTKDGSNVGKERLFRGPDTLQVAGSRLPDCSRACGSCSPCRLVMVSFVCSSLQEAETCPIAYKCMCHNKSYPVP; translated from the exons ATGACCACCACCATGACAAGGACCTACTTTTGTGCTGCTATATTATTCACCCTTCTAATGCTAATGGCTTATAGTCCCGCTACAATCTTTGCCAGGCACATAACCAGCTTTAGTTTGC ATCAGTCCCTTTTTGATTATCTATACCGCGAAGCGGAGCCTCTTATATTGAGAG GTGGCGATGAGCATCCAGTTGCTGTAGTGGCAAACACAAAAGATGGAAGCAATGTGGGGAAAGAGAGGTTGTTTAGGGGACCGGACACTCTACAAGTGGCCGGTTCAAGGTTGCCGGATTGCTCGCGAGCCTGTGGATCTTGCTCTCCATGCCGGTTGGTGATGGTGAGCTTTGTTTGTTCATCCCTTCAAGAGGCAGAGACATGCCCTATAGCTTACAAGTGCATGTGCCATAACAAGTCCTACCCTGTcccttaa